From the genome of Ralstonia insidiosa:
AACGCCGGAGAATGGTTTACCACCGGCGGCGGCATGCAGAGTTTCGAGAATTTCGAGAAATGGGAAGGCACCCAATTCTTCACGGTGCGCGAGGGGCTCAAGCACTCCGTCAACCTTGTCTTCGTGCGAATCATGCGCGACATCTCGCGCTACTTTCAGCACCAGTTGCCCAGCGCCGGCGCAGAAGCACTGGAGGACACGGATTCCCCCCAACGGCAGGTTTACCTGCAACGCTTTGCCGACCGCGAAGGCAAGCTTTTCATGGGCCGTTTCTATAAGAAGTACCGCGGCAAAACGGCCGAGGAGCAGGAAGACACGCTCGTGCAGAGCACGCACGCGACCCCCGTGCGGCTGGCCACGATCTTCCGCAGCATCAACCCGCAAGCCGGGCCGGACAAAATGGCGGCCTTCATCCGCGCGTATCTGCCAGGCGCCAAGCTGGATGAGGCGACAGTCACCAAGCTCTATAACAACTATGCGATCCAGCGCTTCGACCTGGCCGACCGCGGCTACATCGCACGGCTGCATCCGCTGGAGCTGTGGCTGGTGGCCTACCTGCGTGAGCATCCGCAGGCAACCTTGGCGCAGGTCAACCAGGACAGCGCAGCCGAGCGGCAGGCTGTCTACAAATGGCTGCTGCAATCCCACCGCAAGGGCGCGCAGGACAAACGTATCAAGCAGCTGCTGGAAATCGAGGCGTTTCAGTCCATCCACGCGATGTGGAAGCGGCTTGGGTATCCATTTGAATCGCTGGTGCCGTCATACGGCACAGCCATCGGCGCCTCGGCCGATCGCCCCGCCGCGTTGGCGGAACTGATGGGCATCATCGAAAACGACGGCATGCGCCTGCCCAGCGTACGCATCGACCGCCTGCACTTTGCCGCCAACACCCCCTATGAAGTGCTGCTATGCCGAGACCCAAGCGCCGGTGAACGCGTGCTGCCACCGGAGATCCCGCGCATCGTCAAAGCCGCGCTGGCCGGCGTGGTGCAAGGTGGCACCGCCAAGCGCATCGACGGCACCTTTGTCGATACAGACGGCAAACCCATCACCGTGGGCGGCAAAACCGGCACCGGCGACAACCGCTTCAAGACCTTCAGCCGCGGCGGCGGGCTGATTTCCGAGCGCGTCGTCAGCCGCTCAGGCGCCTTCGTCTTCTATCTTGGGGATCGCTACTTCGGCACCGTCGTGGCCTACGTGGCCGGCGCAGATGCCGCCAAGTACAAGTTCACCAGCGCACTGACGGTGCAAGTGCTCAAGGTGCTAGCCCCCACCCTGATGGGCTACCTGGATCTGGCCGACGCAGCCCCCGCGTTCAACTGCAAGGTGCCGCAAGCCACCGCACAAGAGCAAAAACTGGATTGATCTCCACCAGCCAAGCACACCCAGCGTCAGCGCATGCCCCCAGACGGTGTGGCCGTACCCTGCCCTAGATGGCGCCTTGAATTTCTGTAAGCGGGCGGAAAAAAGGCGGGGAACTGTCTGAGCGAAGCGAGTTTTCCCCGTCTCCGCCCGGTTACAGAAATTCAAGGGGAAGTCGCCATCTCGGGCGCGCCTCTCTTTGCTTACTTTCTCTGGCAAGACAGAGAAAGTGAGTCAGCCCCGGCAGGGGATGAAACAGGGGTGCACCACTACCGTAGATGCCGCTGCAACCAAATCGCCCCAGCACACACCAGCGCAACCACCGCCCCCCAAGCAAACAAATCCCCCACAGCCAGCAGCGTCGCCTGCCGATCAATCTCAGCAGAAATCCGCACCAACTCAACCCCCTGCAACGGATGCGGCCACTGCCAGGCAGGCGTGAGCGCACTCACATGCCCCACCAGATCGGTGCGATGCTGCGCCTGCCCCCGCTGCAGCAACAGCGTGGCACCCATCGTGCCGAAGGCCTGCGCCCAGGCCCGCATGATCCCCTTGAACTGATAGGCGTGGCCGAAATCCTTGGCCGGCAGATCCACATACGTCAGCCCCGCCACTTGGATCACCACAAACATCCCCACCATGCCTTCGATCATGAAGGCCGGTGCCACTGCCGCCACGCCCGCACCGGGCATCGCCACGCGCGACATCCACAGCAGCGCCGTCGCCATCAGCACAAAGCCGATGGAGATCAGCACACGCTTGGGCGGCAGCACATTCGTCAGCTGAAAGTTCAAGATGCCCAGCACCACCGTCACCAGCCCGCCCAGGCTGATGAGCTGCGCGGTGGTTTCATAGCGGAAGCCTAGACCGTTCTGCAGCAGGCTCGACGAGAGAAAACTCCACCCGCTGGCAAACACGTAGTAGATGGCGTAGAAGACCATTCCCATCATGAAGCGACGCTGCAGCGTGGCACGCAGGTCCACCCACGGCAGCGGGTGGCCCGTCTGGCGGATACCGATCCAGAGGATGAGCGCCACCACGGCAATGATCGGCACCACCTGCGCGGGCGAGCCATCCGGGTGCACGAAGCGCGCCTGCTGAAACCCGTGCAGCGCAATCAGCGCAGCCAACCCGAACGCAATGGCCGATGGCCAGTCGAGCGAAGCGAAGTCACCCTTGCGCTCCTGCATTTTCGGGTGCGGATAGAACGCCGCCACCAGAACGCACACCACCACGGCCACCAGCAGCTGCGCGATGAAGGTGGAGCGCCAGCCAAACTGTTCGTTCAGCGCGGCAGACAGGATCGGCGACACGCAACTCAACCCGAAGATGCCGTAGATCATCCCCTTCATCATCGTGCGGCGTTCATGCGCGGGGCTGTGCTGGACAAAGATGCGCGAGGTAGACAACATCGGCCCGCCGCCAAACCCCTGCACAGCCCGGCCGACGATCAGCATCGTGCCGCCCTCGGCTGCCGCGCACATCAGCGTGCCGGCGATGAACACCCCCAGCGACAACAGCGTGTGCTTGCGGTACGTCATGTGATCGGCCAGCCGGCCCATCACCAGAATCGCCAGGCTGGCCGCCGCCGCATAGGCCGTCACAGCCCACAGGTAAACATCCTGTGAGGCCAGCACCCCGCCTTCGATATGCGGCCCCGCGATCGAGAACATCAGGTTGGACATGTAGTCCACGCCCGTCGCCAAGCCGATCACCATGCCCACCATGCGCAACTCCATCCGGCTGCCGACCGTAGATTCGGCCGGCTGGCCAGCCGGCTGACGGCGGGGCGCTGGACTAGGGGAAACCATGTGGTCTGTGCTTGGCGTGTTCATGCTGGGATGGTAATTTGCCTGAAAACCGGCGGAAACCGCCATCCCACAAATTCATTGTTCAACTATGCGAACGACGGACTGGAACGACTGGGACACGTTTTGCACCGTGGCCACCCTTGGCAGCTTCACGCGTGCAGCTGACCGGCTGGGGCTGCCCAAGTCATCGGTCAGCACAGCCGTGTCACGACTGGAAGGCAAACTGGGCGCGCGCCTGTTCGAGCGGAGCACGCGCCGCCTGCGCCTGACCGACGCCGGCGAGGCCTTGCTGCGCGACGCCGGCCCATTGTTCCAGCGGCTGCGCGAAGTGTCGGAAGACGCGGCCGCGACGTTCCAGTCGCCCGCAGGCACCCTGCGCGTTGCCATGCCCTATGAATTTGCCGCCCGGCAATTTGCCGAGGTCGTGCTGGAAGTCATGCGCGAACACACCGGCCTGCGCATCGAGGTGGATGTGGCCCCGCGCCAGATCGACCCGCTTGCCCAGGGCTACGACATCATGCTGACCGTGCCGCGCGGGCCGCTGCCCGATTCCGGCCTGGTCGCCCAGCGTGTGTTCGACCTGCGGCGCGCGGTGGTGGTCGCCCCGCAACTGCTGGAACGCCTGGGGCCGCTTACCCACCCCGATCAACTGGCCGACTGGCCGTGCCTGGGCGTTTCGAACGAATCCGAATGGCAGTTCCGCACGCCCGGCGGCGAGACCATGAACCTGCCGCTGGACTTCCGCATGCGCACCTCCAATAGCGAACTGCGCATGCAGGCTGCCATTGCCGGCCTGGGTGTTGCGCGCATCACGTCGGTGTTCGCCACCGATCTGATCACCTCGGGTGCGCTGCAAGAGGTGTTGACTGATTACCAATCCCCGCCGATGCGCGTGTATGCCATCTTCCCGGGCCGTCGCCTGATGCCGGCCAAGGTGAAGGTGTTCATGGATGCCCTGCACCGCCGCATCGAGCGCTCCCGCCAGCACACCGACGTCCGGCCCACCTTCGTTGACGAAACGACACCGCCGTGGCCGCCGGAATCCCTGCTCTGATCCCATCCCAAGACGCTTTCTTCTAGTGGTAGATACGACAATGCGCCCATTTGCCCGCTCCCCCATCCGCGTCCTGACGCTGCTCCTGACCGTCGGCACGCTGTGCACGACGGCCTGCTCGCGTGCTGAAGACATCGGCAGCGTCAGCACCAATTTCCGCATCACCGGCTCCGACAAGATCGTCATCGAGGCCTTTGACGATCCGCTCGTACAAGGCGTCACCTGCTACGTATCGCGCGCCCGCACGGGCGGCATCAAGGGCACGCTGGGTGTGGCCGAAGACGTGAGCGAGGCCGCCGTGGCCTGCCGCCAGGTCGGCGACATCACCTTCGTCAAGCCGCTGCCGCAACAGGACGACATGTTCACGCAGCGCCTGTCGCTCATCTTCAAGACGCTGCACGTGGTGCGCACGGTCGACCGCAAGCGCAACGTGCTGGTCTATCTGACCTATTCCGACAAGGTCATTTCCGGCAGCCCCAAGAACAGCGTGACGGCGGTGCCGATCCCGGCCAGCCAGCCGATTCCGGTCAAGTAGGCCGCCAAACATCCGGCCATACGGCGCCCAACCGCATGGGCGCGCAGCATTGCCCATTCGCTTGAAATCATCGGTACCACAACTATAAAAAGGACTCCAACCATGGAGGCCGCCATGTCCGATGCCTATTGCGCCGCGCTTGAGCACGCATACAACGTTGCGATGGCTTTCCACCAAGCGCGGGCATCCCGGCCTCCCGCGGCGACCGCGAGCTTTGAGACGTTGCGCTCGGCGCTATACACGCCAACACCCGCCGATGGCTTGCCTGCACTGGAGGTCGTCAAGCAGTTGGCCGTCGGCGCAGAGGCTGGCCTCATGGGCATGGCCGGCCCACGGTTCTTCGCCAAGGTCATGGGCGGCTCGCATCCGGTTGGTGTCGCGGCCGACTGGATGACGAGCATGTGGGGGCAGAACAGCGGCAGTTACCACGGCTCTCCAGCCAACGCCGTCGTTGAGCAGATCGTGGAGGAATGGCTGCTGGATCTACTGGCGCTTCCGCCCGAGTGTTCGATCGGCCTCACCACTGGCGCGACCATGGCCAGCTTTGTCTGCCTTGCCGCGGCGCGCAGCAAGGTGTTGCAGCAGGCAGGCTGGAATGCCGATGCGAACGGCTTGTTCGGTGCACCGCCAATCAACGTCTGCGTAGGCAACGATGCGCATATGGCAGTCTTTGCCGCCCTACGCTATCTCGGCCTCGGCCAGGATCGCGTGACACGTATTCCGACGGACGACATGGGGCGCATGGACGTCGCTAGCCTCTCCACCGCTTTGGAGGATTGCCACGGGCCGCTGATGGTGGTCGCGCAAGCCGGCCAGATCAACACCGGCGCCTTCGACGCGTTCGACCCGATTGCGGATATCGTGCATCGGCATGGCGGTTGGCTCCACATCGATGGCGCGTTTGGCCTGTGGGCACGCGCATGCCCTGCGCTGATCCGGTTCACGGCCGGCGTCGAGCGCGCCGACTCCTGGGCAACCGATGGCCACAAATGGCTGCAAACACCGTACGACTGCGGCTACGCCATCATCAAGGACGCAGGCGCCCACCGCAAAGCCATGGCTTATGAAGCGAGCTATCTGCCACAGGCGGGTGGTGAGTGCCGGGAGCCATTTCACTATGTGCCGGAGCTTTCGCGACGCGCGCGTGGTTTTGCGACGTGGGCCCTGATCCGTACGCTGGGGCGCTCGGGCATCGCCGCGATGATCGAACAGCACTGCCGTCTCGCCAGGCGCATGGCGGAGCGACTCTCGGCCGAAGCTGGCGTCGAAATCCTGAATCCGGTGGAGCTGAATCAATTCATTGTGCAGTTCGGCGCGCAGGAATCGCCCGAACGCCGAAATCAACTGACCCGGGCCACCATCGAGCGCATTCAGGATGCCGGAGTTTGCTACGTCGCCGAAGCCATGTGGCGCGATCGGCTGGTGATGCGCTTCTCTGTCATCTCTTGGGCAACAACAGAAGAGGATATCGACCGATCCGCCGATTCGATCATCACGGCCTGGCGTCAGGTCCGTGCGACCTTCGGATCGCGGTCGCAAGGCGCATGCATCACCAAAATGGTGCAAATCTGATATTTGTAGCAGCCAAGCAACGCGGGATGGTGCATAAGTAAGCCTACGTATGGTGCATTGCAATATTTGGTCTATCATTCGGGTATTCCCTAACCGGGAAATCCCTAAGAGGCCAATCATGCAAAACACGAACGACCTGAAGCTGACCGACCAACTCGAACGCGAACTCATCGAGCGCGAAATGTCGGAAGGTATCTACTACTATCGCCGCCCGTCGGGCCATGCGTTCTCCTTCGCCCAGTTCTTCTCGGCAATCGCGAACCTGTTCAGCACGCAACGCACCGCCAAGGCCTGATCTGTCGTCATCAGCCGCCGTTATTGTCGATGGGCGTGTGCCCGAGCTAGCTGTAGCGTAGTAGCCGCAATATCAGCAGTACCGTGCGCCGGCCGCGTGTTTTTACACTCGCCGCCACACCCGCCAGGTCATGACCGCCTGGTGCCAATCGAGGGCCGGATTCCGGCCCTTTGTCATTTCTGCGGCGCCTGCTTTGCGCAACACGCCGCGTGCCGCGGCATCCTCCTTTCACCTCTGCTGCCCCCCAACCGCGCTGCGGTTGTCTTCTCATTTGCCTGTGCTTTACTGAGTAGAGCCGCGACCACCGATATCGAGACCACGCACGCATTTCCGCTGCAAGGAAGGCACACAGCGTGGCACCCGGCGCCCATCCCCCAAGGAGACTTCCATGGCGATCAGCCTCAAGCTGTCGGTCAACGGTGCGCCTGTCACCGTCAGTGTCGAACCCCATACCCTGTTGGTCCAATTGCTGCGCGAGCACCTGCGCCTGACCGGTACGCACGTTGGCTGCGATACCGCGCAGTGCGGCGCCTGCACCGTGCATATGAACGGGCGCGCGGTGAAGTCATGCAACATCCTGGCCGTCCAGGCTGACGGTGCCGAAGTGACGACCATCGAAGGGCTGTCAAAAGATGGTGCGCTGCACCCAATGCAGGAAGCCTTTCGCGAGTGCCACGGCCTGCAATGCGGCTTCTGCACCCCCGGCATGGTGATGGCGGCCACGGCGCTGGTTGCGCAACACCCGCATCCGGATGAACACATGGTGCGCGAGCAGCTTGACGGCAATCTGTGCCGCTGCACTGGGTATCACAACATCGTGCGCGCCGTGATGAAAGGGGCCGAAGCGATGGCCGAGGATGGTGACGCATCCTCCCTGCAAAGCCTGGCCGCCGCGCGCGCCCACGCTGCCTGATCAGGTGACCAACAAGGCGAGGACACCACCATGAACGCTCCCGCAGAACCCAACAATCACCTGATCGGCGCGGCCGTCAAACGCAAGGAAGACTTCCGCTTCCTGACCGGCGCCGGGCAGTACACCGACGACGTCGTCCAGGCCCACCAGTCCTATGCGGTGTTCCTGCGCTCGCCCTATGCGCATGCCCGTATCAAGCACATCAACGCCGATGCGGCGCGCAACCATCCGGGCGTGCTGGCCGTACTCACGGGCGACGACCTGGCTGCCGACAAGGTCAACGGCCTGCCGTGCGGCTGGCTGATCCACAGCATTGACGGCACCCCGATGAAGGAGCCGCCCCACCCCGTGATCGCACAGGGCAAGGTGCGCCATGTGGGTGACCAGGTGGCGCTGGTGGTGGCCGATTCAGTGAAGATCGCCAAAGATGCCGTCGAGATGATCGACGTAGAATACGAAGAGTTGCCCGCCGTGGTGGACACCGCCACTGCACCAACGGCCGGCTCCGCCGTGCACGACGACGTGCCGGACAACACCTGCTACACCTGGGGCCACGGCGATAAGGCCGCCACCGACGCCGCCTTCGCCAAGGCCGCGCATGTGACGCAGCTGGATATCGTCAACAACCGGCTGATTCCGAACGCGATTGAGCCGCGCGCCGTCAACGCCAGTTACTCGCGCCAGGACGACAGCTACACGCTCTACGTCGCCAACCAGAACCCGCACGTGGAACGCCTGCTGATGTCGGCCTTCGTGCTGGGCCTGACCGAAGCCAAGGTGCGCGTGATTGCGCCGGACGTGGGCGGCGGGTTCGGCTCGAAGATCTTCCTGTACCCGGAAGACGTGGCGCTCACGTGGGCATCGAAGAAGGTCGGCCGGCCGATCAAGTGGACGGCGGAGCGGTCCGAATCCTTCCTAACCGACGCGCATGGCCGCGACCATGTCACGCACGCCGAACTGGCGCTCGACGCGCAAGGCAACTTCCTCGCCATGCGTGTGCACACCACGGCCAACATGGGCGCGTATCTGTCGACGTTTGCCAGCAGCGTGCCGACCATCCTGTACGCGACATTGCTGGCAGGCCAGTACAAGACGCCAGCCATCTACGCCGAGGTGAAAGCGGTCTTCACAAACACGGCGCCAGTGGATGCCTACCGTGGCGCTGGGCGGCCGGAAGCCACGTATGTGGTCGAGCGGCTGGTCGAAACCGCGGCGCGTGAAATGCAAATCGATCCTGCAGAACTGCGCCGCCGCAACTTCATCCGCACGTTCCCCTACGCCACGCCCGTTGGCCTGACGTACGACACGGGCGACTACGAGCCCCTCCTGCAACGCGCCATCGAACTGGCCGACGTGAAGGGCTTCCCCGCCCGCCGCGACGCCTCGCGTGCCAAGGGCCGGCTGCGCGGCATGGGCTACTCCTGCTACATCGAGGCGTGCGGGTTGGCGCCATCGAACATCGCCGGAGCGCTTGGTGCGCGCGCAGGACTGTTTGAGGCGGGCGAAATCCGCGTGCATCCGACGGGCTCCGTCACTGTCTTCACCGGCTCACACAGCCACGGCCAGGGCCACGAGACCACCTTTGCGCAAGTGGTGGCCGATCGCCTGGGTGTGCCCATCGAGAACATCGAGATCGTGCATGGCGATACCGGCCGCATCCCCTTCGGCATGGGCACCTATGGGTCGCGCTCGATTGCCGTGGGCGGCTCGGCCATCATGAAGGCGCTGGACAAGATCGAGT
Proteins encoded in this window:
- a CDS encoding MFS transporter encodes the protein MNTPSTDHMVSPSPAPRRQPAGQPAESTVGSRMELRMVGMVIGLATGVDYMSNLMFSIAGPHIEGGVLASQDVYLWAVTAYAAAASLAILVMGRLADHMTYRKHTLLSLGVFIAGTLMCAAAEGGTMLIVGRAVQGFGGGPMLSTSRIFVQHSPAHERRTMMKGMIYGIFGLSCVSPILSAALNEQFGWRSTFIAQLLVAVVVCVLVAAFYPHPKMQERKGDFASLDWPSAIAFGLAALIALHGFQQARFVHPDGSPAQVVPIIAVVALILWIGIRQTGHPLPWVDLRATLQRRFMMGMVFYAIYYVFASGWSFLSSSLLQNGLGFRYETTAQLISLGGLVTVVLGILNFQLTNVLPPKRVLISIGFVLMATALLWMSRVAMPGAGVAAVAPAFMIEGMVGMFVVIQVAGLTYVDLPAKDFGHAYQFKGIMRAWAQAFGTMGATLLLQRGQAQHRTDLVGHVSALTPAWQWPHPLQGVELVRISAEIDRQATLLAVGDLFAWGAVVALVCAGAIWLQRHLR
- a CDS encoding LysR family transcriptional regulator yields the protein MRTTDWNDWDTFCTVATLGSFTRAADRLGLPKSSVSTAVSRLEGKLGARLFERSTRRLRLTDAGEALLRDAGPLFQRLREVSEDAAATFQSPAGTLRVAMPYEFAARQFAEVVLEVMREHTGLRIEVDVAPRQIDPLAQGYDIMLTVPRGPLPDSGLVAQRVFDLRRAVVVAPQLLERLGPLTHPDQLADWPCLGVSNESEWQFRTPGGETMNLPLDFRMRTSNSELRMQAAIAGLGVARITSVFATDLITSGALQEVLTDYQSPPMRVYAIFPGRRLMPAKVKVFMDALHRRIERSRQHTDVRPTFVDETTPPWPPESLL
- a CDS encoding CreA family protein produces the protein MRPFARSPIRVLTLLLTVGTLCTTACSRAEDIGSVSTNFRITGSDKIVIEAFDDPLVQGVTCYVSRARTGGIKGTLGVAEDVSEAAVACRQVGDITFVKPLPQQDDMFTQRLSLIFKTLHVVRTVDRKRNVLVYLTYSDKVISGSPKNSVTAVPIPASQPIPVK
- a CDS encoding pyridoxal phosphate-dependent decarboxylase family protein yields the protein MEAAMSDAYCAALEHAYNVAMAFHQARASRPPAATASFETLRSALYTPTPADGLPALEVVKQLAVGAEAGLMGMAGPRFFAKVMGGSHPVGVAADWMTSMWGQNSGSYHGSPANAVVEQIVEEWLLDLLALPPECSIGLTTGATMASFVCLAAARSKVLQQAGWNADANGLFGAPPINVCVGNDAHMAVFAALRYLGLGQDRVTRIPTDDMGRMDVASLSTALEDCHGPLMVVAQAGQINTGAFDAFDPIADIVHRHGGWLHIDGAFGLWARACPALIRFTAGVERADSWATDGHKWLQTPYDCGYAIIKDAGAHRKAMAYEASYLPQAGGECREPFHYVPELSRRARGFATWALIRTLGRSGIAAMIEQHCRLARRMAERLSAEAGVEILNPVELNQFIVQFGAQESPERRNQLTRATIERIQDAGVCYVAEAMWRDRLVMRFSVISWATTEEDIDRSADSIITAWRQVRATFGSRSQGACITKMVQI
- a CDS encoding (2Fe-2S)-binding protein, yielding MAISLKLSVNGAPVTVSVEPHTLLVQLLREHLRLTGTHVGCDTAQCGACTVHMNGRAVKSCNILAVQADGAEVTTIEGLSKDGALHPMQEAFRECHGLQCGFCTPGMVMAATALVAQHPHPDEHMVREQLDGNLCRCTGYHNIVRAVMKGAEAMAEDGDASSLQSLAAARAHAA
- a CDS encoding xanthine dehydrogenase family protein molybdopterin-binding subunit, which codes for MNAPAEPNNHLIGAAVKRKEDFRFLTGAGQYTDDVVQAHQSYAVFLRSPYAHARIKHINADAARNHPGVLAVLTGDDLAADKVNGLPCGWLIHSIDGTPMKEPPHPVIAQGKVRHVGDQVALVVADSVKIAKDAVEMIDVEYEELPAVVDTATAPTAGSAVHDDVPDNTCYTWGHGDKAATDAAFAKAAHVTQLDIVNNRLIPNAIEPRAVNASYSRQDDSYTLYVANQNPHVERLLMSAFVLGLTEAKVRVIAPDVGGGFGSKIFLYPEDVALTWASKKVGRPIKWTAERSESFLTDAHGRDHVTHAELALDAQGNFLAMRVHTTANMGAYLSTFASSVPTILYATLLAGQYKTPAIYAEVKAVFTNTAPVDAYRGAGRPEATYVVERLVETAAREMQIDPAELRRRNFIRTFPYATPVGLTYDTGDYEPLLQRAIELADVKGFPARRDASRAKGRLRGMGYSCYIEACGLAPSNIAGALGARAGLFEAGEIRVHPTGSVTVFTGSHSHGQGHETTFAQVVADRLGVPIENIEIVHGDTGRIPFGMGTYGSRSIAVGGSAIMKALDKIESKAKKIAAHLLEASAEDIEFKDGVFRVAGTDRTKTFGEVALTAYVPHNYPLDKLEPGLDENAFYDPTNFTYPAGAYICEVEVDPDTGEVHIDRFVAVDDFGNIINPMIVEGQVHGGLGQGIGQALLERCVYDETGQLLTGSYMDYAMARANDLPSFTVETAKGTPCTHNPLGVKGCGEAGAIGSPPALINAIVDALAPLGVKDIQMPATPHRVWQTIQAAKA